From Polynucleobacter sp. AP-Sving-400A-A2:
GCCTTGAACTGTGCACTCGATTTACATCGCCACGGTGTCCTCGAAAAATACGGTTGCGAACTGATTGGGGCTTCACCAGAGGCGATTGATAAAGCGGAAGATCGTCAAAAGTTTAAAGATGCGATGACCAAGATTGGTCTGGGTTCTGCGAAGTCTGGTATCGCGCACTCCATGGATGAAGCGCATGAAGTACAGCAACGTATTCAGAAAGAGACGGACAGTTTAGGTTTCCCAGTCGTCATTCGGCCTTCTTTCACCATGGGTGGATCAGGCGGCGGTATCGCTTATAACCGTGAAGAGTTTGAAGAAATTTGTAAACGCGGTTTAGATTTATCTCCAACCCGTGAGCTCTTGATTGAAGAGTCTCTCTTAGGTTGGAAAGAGTTCGAGATGGAGGTGGTGCGTGACCGTGCCGATAACTGCATCATCGTTTGCTCAATCGAAAACTTAGATCCGATGGGTGTGCATACCGGTGATTCGATCACCGTTGCACCTGCACAAACCTTGACTGATAAAGAGTATCAAATTTTACGCAACGCCTCCATTGCGGTCTTGCGTGAAATTGGCGTAGATACCGGTGGTTCAAACGTGCAGTTCTCGATTAACCCAGTTGATGGCCGCATGATTGTGATTGAGATGAACCCCCGTGTTTCACGTTCATCTGCCTTGGCTTCAAAAGCAACTGGTTTTCCGATCGCCAAGATTGCTGCCAAGCTGGCAGTGGGTTACACCTTAGATGAGTTGAAGAATGACATCACCGGTGGCGCAACTCCAGCATCCTTTGAGCCCTCAATCGATTACGTAGTAACGAAGATCCCCCGTTTTGCCTTTGAGAAATTCCCGCAAGCAGATTCTCGTCTAACTACGCAGATGAAGTCCGTCGGTGAGGTGATGGCGATTGGCCGCACATTCCAAGAGTCTTTCCAAAAAGCATTACGCGGCCTAGAGGTTGGCGTTGATGGCCTTGATGAAGTTTCTACAGACTTAGATGACATCATTCAAGAAATCGGTGAGCCAGGACCAGACCGCATTTGGTATTTGGCAGACGCGTTCCGTATGGGCATGGGCTTGGATGAGGTTTACAACGAGACTAAGGTGGACCCGTGGTTCTTGGAGCAAATCGAAGAACTCATCACCATGGAGACTGAACTCAAGCAGCGCAAGCTCGATAGCTTGTCAGCCCCTGAGTTACGTTTCATTAAGCAAAAAGGTTTCTCAGATCGCCGCTTAGCGAAATTATTGGGAGTGGACGCCTCTTCCGTACGCGCAGCACGCCATCGCCTTAAAGTAGTGCCAGTCTACAAGCGGGTAGATACCTGCGCCGCTGAGTTCTCTACGAACACTGCGTATCTGTACTCCACCTACGAAGCAGAGCATGGTGAGTGCGAATCGCAACCAAGTACTAAAGATAAGATTATGGTTTTGGGCGGTGGTCCAAACCGTATCGGCCAAGGTATTGAGTTTGACTACTGCTGCGTTCACGCGGCCTTAGCAATGCGCGAAGATGGTTATGAAACCATCATGGTGAACTGCAACCCAGAAACAGTGTCTACTGACTACGATACTTCTGATCGTTTGTACTTTGAACCTTTGACATTAGAAGATGTTTTAGAGATCGTCGCAATTGAAAAGCCAAAAGGCGTCATCGTTCAGTATGGCGGCCAGACTCCATTGAAGTTGGCTTTGGATCTCGAGGCCAATGGCGTACCAATCATCGGTACATCGCCAGACATGATTGATGCTGCAGAAGACCGCGAGCGCTTTCAGAAGCTATTGCATGAGTTGAATTTGCGTCAGCCGCCGAATCGTACCGCCCGTGCAGAAGATGAGGCATTGAAGCTTGCTGAAGAGATTGGTTACCCATTGGTGGTGCGTCCTTCCTATGTATTGGGTGGCCGCGCGATGGAAATCGTTCACGATGGCCGTGATCTTGAGCGCTATATGCGTGAAGCTGTCAAAGTCTCCCATGACTCACCAGTATTACTAGATCGTTTCTTGAATGATGCGATTGAGTGTGATGTAGATTGCATTAGTGATGGTCAGCAGGTATTTATCGGTGGTGTGATGGAGCATATTGAGCAAGCCGGTGTTCACTCAGGTGACTCTGCTTGTTCATTGCCGCCATACTCCTTATCGGATGAGACGATTGCAGAAATCAAACGTCAAACCGCAGCGATGGCTAAAGGTCTCAACGTGGTTGGTTTGATGAACGTACAGTTCGCGATTCAGCACGTCGATGGTAAAGATGTCATCTATGTGCTCGAGGTAAATCCGCGCGCTTCTCGTACCGTTCCATTTGTATCCAAAGCAACCGGTTTGCAGTTGGCCAAGATTGCAGCTCGCTGCATGGTGGGTCAAACTCTTAAACAGCAGGGCATTCTGAATGAAGTCAAGCCAGCTTACTACTCAGTAAAAGAGGCTGTGTTCCCATTTAACAAGTTCCCAGGTATTGATCCGATTCTAGGGCCAGAGATGCGTTCTACTGGTGAGGTGATGGGTGTTGGCAAGACTTTCGGTGAAGCCCTCTTCAAATCCCAATTAGGCGCAGGAATTAAATTGCCTAAGAGCGGCACCGTGTTGTTAACCGTCAAAGATAGCGATAAGCCTAAAGCAGTTGAAGTGGCTAAGCTTTTGCATCAATTGGGCTTCCCCATGGTGGCGACTAAAGGCACAGCCGCAGCGATTGAGGCGGCTGGCTTTCCAGTTCGCGTAGTCAACAAGGTTAAGGATGGACGCCCACACATTGTTGACCTGATTAAGAATGGTGAGATCTCCCTGGTATTTACCACTGTTGATGAGACCCGTACTGCAATTGCGGATTCACGCTCCATTCGTACTAGCGCACAAGCTAATAATGTGACCTACTACACTACGATTAGTGCAGCACGTGCGGTAATGGATGGCTTGATGGCATCGCAAAATGGTAACAAAGGGTCGCTTGAGGTGTATTCATTGCAAAATCT
This genomic window contains:
- the carB gene encoding carbamoyl-phosphate synthase large subunit gives rise to the protein MPKRSDIKSILIIGAGPIVIGQACEFDYSGAQACKALRDEGYKVILVNSNPATIMTDPEMADVTYIEPITWEVVERIIATEKPDAILPTMGGQTALNCALDLHRHGVLEKYGCELIGASPEAIDKAEDRQKFKDAMTKIGLGSAKSGIAHSMDEAHEVQQRIQKETDSLGFPVVIRPSFTMGGSGGGIAYNREEFEEICKRGLDLSPTRELLIEESLLGWKEFEMEVVRDRADNCIIVCSIENLDPMGVHTGDSITVAPAQTLTDKEYQILRNASIAVLREIGVDTGGSNVQFSINPVDGRMIVIEMNPRVSRSSALASKATGFPIAKIAAKLAVGYTLDELKNDITGGATPASFEPSIDYVVTKIPRFAFEKFPQADSRLTTQMKSVGEVMAIGRTFQESFQKALRGLEVGVDGLDEVSTDLDDIIQEIGEPGPDRIWYLADAFRMGMGLDEVYNETKVDPWFLEQIEELITMETELKQRKLDSLSAPELRFIKQKGFSDRRLAKLLGVDASSVRAARHRLKVVPVYKRVDTCAAEFSTNTAYLYSTYEAEHGECESQPSTKDKIMVLGGGPNRIGQGIEFDYCCVHAALAMREDGYETIMVNCNPETVSTDYDTSDRLYFEPLTLEDVLEIVAIEKPKGVIVQYGGQTPLKLALDLEANGVPIIGTSPDMIDAAEDRERFQKLLHELNLRQPPNRTARAEDEALKLAEEIGYPLVVRPSYVLGGRAMEIVHDGRDLERYMREAVKVSHDSPVLLDRFLNDAIECDVDCISDGQQVFIGGVMEHIEQAGVHSGDSACSLPPYSLSDETIAEIKRQTAAMAKGLNVVGLMNVQFAIQHVDGKDVIYVLEVNPRASRTVPFVSKATGLQLAKIAARCMVGQTLKQQGILNEVKPAYYSVKEAVFPFNKFPGIDPILGPEMRSTGEVMGVGKTFGEALFKSQLGAGIKLPKSGTVLLTVKDSDKPKAVEVAKLLHQLGFPMVATKGTAAAIEAAGFPVRVVNKVKDGRPHIVDLIKNGEISLVFTTVDETRTAIADSRSIRTSAQANNVTYYTTISAARAVMDGLMASQNGNKGSLEVYSLQNLHKTLN